AAGGCGTTTGAGATAATTTAGTCTTTGAAATTGTTTAAAATAATCTTTTATTTGTATTAAATCTGTATATTTCATAAATGTATTATAAAATATTTTGATGAATTTATGAGGTTTTTATGAGTGAAAAAATTCCCTATCCTTGTGTGATTTTATGCGGCGGAAAGTCTTCGCGTATGGGAGAAGATAAAAGCTTATTGCAAGTAGATGATAAAAACTTAACTCTTTATCAATATGAAAAAATGTCAAGGATTTTTAATCAAGTTTTTATTAGCAGCAAAAAAGATAAATTTCATCAAAAAAACTTAGCACTTATTTTAGATGAGGATTTAAACAACTACTCTCCACTCATTGCCTTAAATTCCATACTTAAACATTTTAAAAATACCTATGTATTTATCCTTAGCGTGGATACTCCAAACATAAACAAAGAAAGTTTTTACAAGCTTTTTGATCATCTAAAATCACAAAATATACTCTTAGCAAGCACAAAAAAACACAAGCATTATTTATGTGGATTTTATCATAGTAGGAATTTTGAAAAAACTTTGCAATTTTTACAAGAAAACAATCACAAATTA
The DNA window shown above is from Campylobacter lari and carries:
- a CDS encoding molybdenum cofactor guanylyltransferase, which gives rise to MSEKIPYPCVILCGGKSSRMGEDKSLLQVDDKNLTLYQYEKMSRIFNQVFISSKKDKFHQKNLALILDEDLNNYSPLIALNSILKHFKNTYVFILSVDTPNINKESFYKLFDHLKSQNILLASTKKHKHYLCGFYHSRNFEKTLQFLQENNHKLALFCDTMKAEFIEFEDDNEFINLNYFKEYKKWLHEKDNSTHSMCF